In the Treponema maltophilum ATCC 51939 genome, CGTCGGTGAGCCAGTTGATTATTTTGCGGTCGAAATCGTCGCCGCCCAAGTGGGTGTCGCCGTTTGTCGATTTTACTTCGAATACGCCGTCGCCCAATTCAAGGATGGAAATATCGAAAGTACCGCCGCCCAAGTCGTAAACGGCGATTATTTTTTCGCTTTTTTGCTCTTTGCTGAAACCGTAGGCTAAAGAAGCGGCGGTCGGTTCGTTGATAATGCGCTTAACGTCGAGACCCGCGATTTTTCCCGCGTCTTTGGTCGCTTGGCGCTGCGCATCGTTAAAATATGCCGGAACGGTGATTACCGCTTCGGTAACCGGTTCGCCCAAATAGTCTTCGGCGGTTTTTTTCATTTTTTGCAAAATAAACGCGCTGATTTCCTGCGGCGAATATTCTTTTCCCTCAATAGCGATCCTGACGTCTTCGCCGTGATCGACAACCTTATACGGAACCAGTTTTGCTTCTCCGGACAATTCGCTGTAGCGATGCCCGATAAAGCGCTTTATCGAATATACCGTGTTTTCGGGGTTCGTAATCATTTGGTTTTTTGCAGGCTGACCGACAATGCGCTCGCCCTTTGATGTAAAGCCGACAATGGACGGGGTTGTCCTTCCGCCTTCCGAATTCGGAATAACGACAGGCTCGCCGCCTTCCATAACAGCTACGCAGGAATTGGTCGTTCCCAAGTCAATACCGATAATTTTTCCCATAGTCTTCTTCTCCTACAAATTAGTTTATTTTATTTATTATTCGGCAGCCGAATCGGAATCGGACGTTTGAGCGGAATCGCTTTCGCAGGAAGCGCCGGATTCTTTTTGCGTGCCGTCGGGCGTCGTTACCATCACTTTCGCGTGGCGGATAACCCGATCTTTTAACATATATCCCTTTAAATATACTTCCGAACAAACCGGTTCGGCAACAGGTCCCTTGTTCGTCGCAATCGCTTCGTGTTTGTCGTGATCGAACAGGTCGCCCTTTTCGCCGTAGACGCTTAAGTCATACTTCGTTTCGAGCAGACTGTGCATTTGCTTGTTGATCATGGCGATGCCGTCGACAACCGGCTTGAGGTCGGCAAGCGGTTTGCCTTCGGCGTCTACTCCGGCCGCAAGGGCGCGGTCAAAATCGTCGAGTATGCCGATTAAGTCGGTAAGTAGATTGGCATTCGCATAATCGAAGATTTCCTGTTTTTCTTTAACCATGCGCTTGCGGTAATTTTCAAAATCGGCCGATTTACGAAGATATTTATCCTGCAAGTCGGCGTTTTCCGCTTCGAGAGCGGCGATGCGTTCTTCGGCGGTTTGTTCTTTTGAAGTTTGTCCGTTTGCGTCCGCACTTTGCGTTTCAGAGGCCGTTTGCGGATTTTCGGTTACGGTTTCTTCGTTTTCTTTGTGTTTCGTTTCTTTTGTGCTCATTACAAATCCTATTGTATAATGATACTTTTAAGGTACTAACGGTAAGGGCTTATCGTCAACAGCAAACGAAATTTTTTTGCCGTATTCCGCTACAAAAGCGGAATACCCCGTTTTTTGCATTTTTTTATCATATCGTCCGGCCACGAGCTGACTTGCACTTCGCCGATGTGAGCTTTGCGCAAAAAATACATGCACAGACGCGATTGCCCGATGCCGCCGCCTGCGCACAGGGGCAATTCTCCTGCCAAAAGGCGTTTATGAAAGTATAATTTTTTGCGTTCGGTACAACCGCGCTGCTCAAGCTGAAGGTTCAGCGT is a window encoding:
- a CDS encoding nucleotide exchange factor GrpE; the protein is MSTKETKHKENEETVTENPQTASETQSADANGQTSKEQTAEERIAALEAENADLQDKYLRKSADFENYRKRMVKEKQEIFDYANANLLTDLIGILDDFDRALAAGVDAEGKPLADLKPVVDGIAMINKQMHSLLETKYDLSVYGEKGDLFDHDKHEAIATNKGPVAEPVCSEVYLKGYMLKDRVIRHAKVMVTTPDGTQKESGASCESDSAQTSDSDSAAE